A segment of the Methanothermococcus thermolithotrophicus DSM 2095 genome:
GACAAGGGGGTTGTTAAGGGCAAGAGAAATGGTTGGAAAAAGGCTAAACGATTTCAAATTAGGGGACGAGGTAATAGTCCAAGTTTCTGAACTTAAACTTGGAAAAAGAGAAGTTGATTTTAGATACCTGCCAATTACAGACTATCAAATTGAAAAACTTGAGAAAGAAGTTCAATTAACCACCCTAAGAGAAATAATAGATAAAGGAATACTTGAAATGAAGGATAAAGTTGTCCATATCCAAGGTGAGATAGTTCAAGTTGTCCAGACTCCAGGTCCTACAGTATTTACAGTAACTGATGGAACCGATGTAACCTGGGTAGCTGCATTTGAAATGGCTGGTTTAAGAGCTCACCCTGAAATTAAAGTAGGAGATATTGTAGATGTTGTAGGTTCTGTTTCAGTAAGGGATGGAAAACTCCAAATTGAAAGAATTAAAATGGCAAAACTTGAAGGAGAAGAAGCAGAACGTGTAAAAAATAAAATCGAACAGGAAATAGATAGAAAAGCAGAACCTGCAAGGGACATTGAATTCCTTGTTGAAAGTGAGGTTCTAGAAAAATTAAGGCCAAAAATGGCAGATGTTGCAAAAAGAATAAGAAGAGCAGTATTGGATGGAAGACCTATAATAATAAGACATCATGCTGACACCGATGGCTACTGTGGAGGGTTGGCATTAGAAAGGGCCATATTACCGATACTTGAGGAGTTCTCAATAGATACAGATGCTCAATGGCATTACTTCAGAAGAAGTCCTTCAAAAGCTCCATTCTATGAACTGGAAGATGCCACTAAGGATTTGGTATTTTCGATAGAAGATTACCTTAGATTTGGTCAAAAGATGCCTTTAATTGTACTGGTGGATAACGGAAGTACTGATGAAGATATTCCTGCAATATCAAAAGTTAAGGCATACGATATAGAAGTTGTTGTAGTTGACCATCACTATCCTGGTGAGGTAATAGATGGTAGGGTTGAAATAGACGATTATATAGATGCCCACGTGAACCCATACCTTGTAGGTGGAGATAGCAACTTGACCGCAGGGGTTCTAGCAACTGAAGTAGCTAGAATGATAAACAAAGATGTCACCGAAGAAATAAAGCATTTACCTGGTATTGCCGTAGTTGGTGACCATGCAAAAGGAGATGAAGTTGAAAGTTATATTAAAATAGCATTGGATAAGTTAACAAAGTGCAGTAAAAAATACGATATTGGAAAAGAATACACAAGAGAAGATTTAGAAAAAATAGCACTTTGTATGGACTTTGAAGCATTCTACCTAAGATTTATGAATGGAAAGGGTATTGTGGATGATATATTAGGAAAAGATGAAGAATCATTTAAAAGACATAGAAAGTTGGTAGATATACTGTATGAACAAGCCATGAAGATGGTTGATAGACAGATGAAGGCTGTTATTCCAGCAATAAAAACTGAAGAGCTCGAAAATGGAATAATCCTAAACATACTGGATGTTGAAAAATATGCCCATAA
Coding sequences within it:
- a CDS encoding DHH family phosphoesterase, which gives rise to MIDNCKICGGSGKKIINYKTCPECDGTGFLEEFNTKEHFKRASKNTKYDLDIAEVPCSNCNGSGKVPIYGDCDYCGGSGKVVKCDNCGKEIGRYPQDKDKKLCEKCKKEEESRRSNLKTVYVIDELCGMGDLEEGKFYKGKVSRIEKYGIFISLNNQTRGLLRAREMVGKRLNDFKLGDEVIVQVSELKLGKREVDFRYLPITDYQIEKLEKEVQLTTLREIIDKGILEMKDKVVHIQGEIVQVVQTPGPTVFTVTDGTDVTWVAAFEMAGLRAHPEIKVGDIVDVVGSVSVRDGKLQIERIKMAKLEGEEAERVKNKIEQEIDRKAEPARDIEFLVESEVLEKLRPKMADVAKRIRRAVLDGRPIIIRHHADTDGYCGGLALERAILPILEEFSIDTDAQWHYFRRSPSKAPFYELEDATKDLVFSIEDYLRFGQKMPLIVLVDNGSTDEDIPAISKVKAYDIEVVVVDHHYPGEVIDGRVEIDDYIDAHVNPYLVGGDSNLTAGVLATEVARMINKDVTEEIKHLPGIAVVGDHAKGDEVESYIKIALDKLTKCSKKYDIGKEYTREDLEKIALCMDFEAFYLRFMNGKGIVDDILGKDEESFKRHRKLVDILYEQAMKMVDRQMKAVIPAIKTEELENGIILNILDVEKYAHKFTFPAPGKTCGFAHDSIVQKYGEEKPIITIAYGPDFGVVRATDAVSEKFNFNLNHIVTQLIEEIPEASLDGGGHECAGSLKFVEGLRGKVLDRFLEIIKSMK